The Neomonachus schauinslandi chromosome 11, ASM220157v2, whole genome shotgun sequence genomic sequence CCTCCTGATCTGAGGTGGAGGGCAGCCGGCCACGAAGCTCTGGGGAGGCATGTATCAGCACTTTGCAAATGCCTGTGGAGATGACCCTATCATCCACATTTTTTGGGGATCTACTGTGCATGGCCCTCCACCTGGTCTCTGATCCCTGCAGCCTCAGGAAGTTAGTGCCAtccccattttcctgatgacacagcagggaagtgacttgcccagggtaaCACAGTGCCAGCTGGCTATGGATGGAACCGGGTCTTTCTGGCTCAagaggccaggctggggggcgcctgggtggctcagtcgttaagcgtctgccttcggctcaggtcatgctcccagggtcctgggatcgagccccgctcaggctccctgcttagcgggaagcctgcttctccctctctcactccccctgcttgtgttccctctcttgctgtgtctctctctgtcaaataaataaataaaatcattaaaaaaaaaaaaaaaagNNNNNNNNNNNNNNNNNNNNNNNNNNNNNNNNNNNNNNNNNNNNNNNNNNNNNNNNNNNNNNNNNNNNNNNNNNNNNNNNNNNNNNNNNNNNNNNNNNNNaaaaaaaaaaaaaaaaaaaaaaaaaaaaaaagatgccaggCTCTGTCCCAGGCCATTGGCCTCTCCTGAGGTCACCGACTCTCCAGCCCCTGGTATCAGGAGTGGACAGGAAAGCCCCATTCCAGACTGCGTGGCTTGTAACTGGCataacctccccctcccccccccgccataGACTTTGTCTACACTCTCTGTTGTGTTCTTCGAGCCACCAGGCAGGGTCACTCTGACCAGTAAGTGTCTAATCTTATCTGTTGAGCTGTTCTTTGCCAGAAAGGCAGGGCCAGGTCTGAGCCAGACCAGGGGAGAGGTGACTCAGGCTTGGGtctgccctcatggggctcacagacagacagatggatcaTTACAGGATGGGGGAACGTAGTTCAAGAGAGGAGAGTCAGGGGTTTCACACCCATGAGAGTCCCTGTGCGGACCAGGAGGGACTGAGCTGGTTCTGGAAGGCAGGGCtggtcctccctgccccctcctctccccacccttctgTGAGACCCCTGGGCTTTGGAATGGTTGCTAATCCAAACGTCAGCCAGGACTGGGCAGAAGCTGGTGCCCAGCCTGGACTTCCCTCTACCTCAGGAGCTCTCTCTATTCTGCTCCCTGGCTTTGAACCCGAGGCTGGGCCACAGCCAGACAAGGGTTCCTGAGGCCCCTTCAAATCCCAGCCTACTCTCTGCTCTTTGGGGGACTCGAGGTCTTCTAGCTGCTGGTTCCCTGAGCTTGGAGGCCTGCCAAGAGGAGGAGTCTCGGGGCCGGAGCAGAAGGCTGGTCTGGCAGGCAGAGCACTGGGGACTGTGGAGTGTCCTGGTCAGGGGTGGGGAGATCTGGGCTCTTGACCTGCACTACCACTGGGCCCTGCTCCCCAAGGCAAGACTGTCTCTTagcttcagttttcccacctcTAAAATGAGGCCTTTCTGGTGCTTGGACCTTgtggttcttttaaaagaaggTTCTTTCTTGTGCCTGGAAGTAGAGGGGTCCTCTAACAGATGAGGAGCCTAGACAATGACAGGTCCATCTCCCTGGTGACAAGCATGTCCTCCCTTCCCCTGGCCAGCCCCAGCCTGCCCTTCAAAACACACATTCCATCAACTTCCAGATGCCCATTTCCATGTTGCAACCTCTCTGGAATCAGAATGAGCCTTGCCATCAAGGATGTCTCAGGGCCCGGGACACCCCTCCCAGCCTGTCTCCTAGACCCTGGCTGGCCTgatccctctccccaccatgccATAATTGTTGGGTTACTTTGGGCAGTGCCTAGGGGCCCAGAAACTTGTCCCacccagcttaaaaaaaatgtgactggCCAGAGGAGGTGACGTCAGCTCCATAAACCACAAAGCAAGAGTTGGCTCGATGCTGCCGCAGTGAAAAGGAAGGTCTGACACTGTTACCAGGCCtagcctctcctgcctcccccatcaGACTCCCAGGGGCCTGCAAAGCCCAGGGGTTTGGAGGATGATGGGACAGGCAGGAGGGAGATGAGATGCCGGAAGCAAACCCATGGACTCCCAGAGCTGGGCTGAACGGTGGCAGGGTGAGTGGGTCCAGCCCCCATCCTGGTGCCTGGGAGCCCTCCTGGACAGGCTGAGCACGCTAGTGAAGGACTGACAGCCAATGTGCCCAGCGCGTCCAGGATGTCCAGGCATTAGGCTGTCTCTCAGCCCTACCCTAATTCCACCTCACTGGGTCACCCGCCCTCTGAGGTTgtgtgaggaaatggaggctcagagagggtaagcaaGGTACCAAGGGCCACAAGGTTTGTTAGAGGAGAGCTGAGGTGCCAACCAAGCTATCTGACTTGAGTCTGGTGTGCTCTGACCTCCACGACAGAGCCCACCAGAGGTCCCTTGTACATGCAAGAGCTGGTGGAGAAGAGATCTTTCCCAAATTTCAGTGAGTCCTTCCTGCTGCAGACTCAGAGCTGAGCCCTTGACCTGTGTTAACTCACTCTTCACAGTGATTCTGGAAGGTGGGCACCATCCTTACTCCTATTACGTGGTCaagaaaacaggcacagagagggtaggggacttgcccaaggacacacagctttAAGTGACAAAGCCATGATTCGAACCCAGGCAAGTCTGGCTCCAGTGTCCTTAGTCCCTCCCGGCCATGCTGGGCCACCAAGTGCTCTCTTAGGATCTGCGGTGTACCCAGGTTGCCTAAGTCAGTCCCTGTGACACCTCTCCCAGGGAGGTGGCATTCTTGCCACTTTACAGTTGATACTACTGAGGCCCTCGCTTCCGATGGCGGAGCGAGAACTGCCTTTGAGCCCACACTCCGCTGGGAGACCCCTCGGAGGGCCCGGTGGGTGCACCGGGACGCGCGTGCGCAACCCGACCGGGAGGCCAGGCGCGCGAGGCAGGGTCGTGGGCGCGGGGCCCGGAGGGGCGGGCACTCACCTCGGGGAAGGCCCCCTCGGCGAAGACCATCAGCAGCGACGTCTTCCCGCAGCCGCCGTCGCCGACCAGGACCACCTTGACCGACCGCGCGCCCTGCGGCGCCTCGGCGCCCGCGGCCTGGGCCGCCTTCATCGCgagcggcgggcgggcgggcggacgaacgggcgggcgggcgggcaggcgggCAGCGGCGCGGGGCGGCCGGCGGGGCAGGAATGTGGAAGGGGCGGGGCGGCGGGAGGAAGTGCGCGCCgggcggccgggggcgggggcgcgcgcCCAGGTGAGAGCCCGGAGGCGGGGCGAGCGGCGGGGCTGGCCCCTCGGGAAACCCTTCTGGAGCCCCTGCGGAGGGGGGCACAGGACGGGGTCCCGCCCTCAGCCTGCGTCCTCGGGGGGGTACCCGGGTCCGATGGGGAGAAGACAAGGAGCCGAACGATGActgtgtgtggggagggtggACAGGGAAAGAGGAGGCACCTGGCCCACTTCCCCTGGGAGGAAGGAGGCGGGGGTCAGCCAGGTGAGCCTACCAGCTTTAAAGGGACAACAACTGGGTCCCCGGTGCCCAGCGCCGGTCGGCCCTAAGCAAGAGCCAGTGACTttgggtgaatgaatggatgagtgaaggaaagaatgtgcatttcccccagggctctggaatcagagCCCACCACAATCCTCCCTCCAGATGTGTAAGGCCAGGTGGGAGGGGGGGACCCGGGCACACCCTTATGGGTCAGTTGCTGGCACTgccagcctgccctgccctgccccagccagcACCAGGAAGTTTCGATGCAGGTGGGTCAGTGACCACCTGTCTCAGCTCTGGCTGGGGCATCATCTAAGGAAAGTGAGGGAACCTTCCACCAATAAAGTGCTTAGAGGAGGGTCTGGTGCATGGCTGGTGCATGTTAGTGATCCTTACTATTTAACCGATACCGATGCCCAAGGGCCTGCGAACCTTGAACACTTCAAGATGAAGTCCCTATCTTGAGAAGCTCACCTCTAGAATGGGAGACAGGCAGGACATTGGTGTGGTAAGAGCTACAGTAGAGGTGGGGACAGGCAGTGGGACAGCAATAGGGAAGAGGGGCTGGTTCCttacctggggtgggggtggggatcagGAAACCCTTCTAAGGAGAGGGGCCAGAGTCTTGAAGAAAAAGTGAGATAgtcaaatgggggaggggggagaaaggtGGTCCAAACTGAGGGAGCAGCACAGCCAAAGTATGGAGGCAAGAGAGAGGGGGCACTTTGAGGGGGTGCTGTGGTCCTTCCCTGTGATGGAAGGTGAGGTCAGGTTGGGGAGCTGGTGCCAGGAGAGGCTGAGGTGCCAAACAGGGCCTGGATAGTGGAGCATTTTGGATGCTGGGAATAAATACAGAACTGAACTGAATTGAAATCTTTTGAAAATGGGCGCAAGGCTCTCCCCAGATCCTGGATTGAGTGCTTTCAGTGAAGCTCAAAGGAATAGACAGTAGAATCTTTGGGTTTCACACACCCTTCCCCATGCAGGTCACGACGTCATCCCTTGTGGAGTTCAAAGCCAGGCAGGTGGAAGAGCACCCTCAACCCGTGTTGAACCTCACTGAGGACCAAAGAGGCAGCTGGGGCAGGAGTCACTGTCCCCATTGCAAAGAGGCAGAGCCCAGACCCCTGACTCTTATTCTAAGCTCAGCCAGGGCCACAGTCAGCAGGAGGGATGGAGCCTCATCTGGATGGAGGGAACATCTCATGACATCCCCACCCTTTAGGTGCTCTTTCCTCCCCGAAACTGCCAAAGGGCTGAGCAATGACTTGGCACTGAGCTGGGTGTGTAGCCACCGAGCAGGGCTCCCCGCCCCaaggagtggtgggaggggccccGTCCCCCAAGGATCAGCTGTCAGCCTTGTCATCCTCTATTCTCCCCACTGCTGCTGTCATCGGGCTTTGGGTGACAAGGCTAGGAGGCAGGTGGGGCCAGACTGGAGGTGGAGGGAGCTGAGAGTCAGGCAGAGGCGTTTGGCCTTGGTTGCTATAGGGATAATCATTATAATGACATCCTTGACGTATGTCATGCCTTACAGTTTCACTGAACATTTCCTAAGAATAACAACGCCCATTAATGGATAGCTAACTGTGTGCCGGCACTGTCCCCTAGCAGGTGGAAAttgttagccccattttacagatgaggaaccctGGGGGGGCAGAGAGGTTAAATTCTTGTCTAAGATCCACAGCTACTAAGAGGCAGACTTgagtttgaatccaggtctgGCCACATAGCAGGTCTCTTTCGTGACATCACACCtcatatgcattatttcattcaGCCGTCAGACTGTGACGTGAGCAGAGCAAGTGATCTGCTTCCTTCATTCTACAGATttgggaactgaggctcaggatgTTATGTCTGATTGACTGCCTGGCTGGAcaaagaggggaaaggaaggaaaacggagcagggaagagaggaaggaaggttgGTTGactcaaaagaataaacaaactggAGAAACGAAAAAGGACCAAACGACCACCTAGGTGAGAATACAGTGCATGACCTGATGGCAGGGGCAGCAGGCAGGTGACCACCTTCCAGCCTCCATCCGCTCCAGTGCCCCCTAGCCTTGTCACCTTTGCCGCATTTTTGACCCCCCCGACCCCCTTCTCCCTGAGGCCAGGAGTCCCCTGGGGCCCCATCCGAGTCTCTGCTGCCGCCTCGTGGCTGCTCCGTTCCCTGCACCATCCCGGCCCCGGCTGCCTGTTCTGCTGGGAGTTCCTGGCTTGGGATGTGGGGCGCTTATGAGTGGTTGACGGAGGGGGGAAGTGGGTGCCGGGGGTAGAGTGGAACTTCAGAGGTCCAGTGCCCCTGGGGATGGCTTGGCAGGGTCCACAGACCCTTTGCTCCTCATgcctccctctgtgccctcccctccctttcagCTCAAACACCAGGTCTCAAGAGAACTTGTCTTTGGCCAGAACGCTTCCACCCGAAGCCCTGACCTCCTGTTCACTGAGCATCTCCTGAATGCCAGACACTTGGCGTGTGTCACTTCATTCCATCCTATTATGTATAATTCTTATCCTCCTTTGataagtaaggaaactgaggcccaaagaggacagatgatttgcccaagatcccacagctggtaagtgggCGAGCTGGGATTCTAACCCAGGCATTTGGGGTCTAGAGCTCCTACACACAGAATCCCCGAaagccagaggtggggggggggccttcAGAGGCCTTTCTGACCAACACATTTATtcttcagatggggaaactgaggctctctAGAGGAAGGGACctgtcacacagcaagtaagctGCAGGCCCAGTCTATGACAGGTGGAGCCTGTTCTCCGGTTTCCATCTGTCTGGCCTCCGTCAGATCCACTCCACTCCAGCTACCATTTAACTGGACTCCTATCCTCACCTCCTCTCCCTGACCTGCCATTATGGATCCTGGTGGGTGGAATGAGAAGGTTGATAATGGGGTGGAAGTGGCAGAGAGTGAGGGGGCCCTGTGGCCCATCTATGTTTATTTAGCCTTTCTGTTTGTCCCTTTGGGCACCTGTCGGCATAGTTggctgaggcaggagagaggaagtGAAGCTCTGAGCGGCTGCGGGCGCTACGCTggctcaccccacccctcccacacgCAGGCGTGGCCCAGTGTGGTCAGGTCACTGACCTCCATACCTGTCCTCTTGGATGCAGTGCGGCCTGTCCCTGAAGCATCCCAGACGAAGGGGGCCTGGGACCCTCGAGCCCTGTGGGAGGCAGGCCTCCTGGGGACTGCTGGTGATTTCCACCTAGATCATCCTCCTATACTTGCTGTGATCttccagggcaggggagggagaaactAGAGCAGCCTGGGGgagttggggaagggggcagTGTGGCCTGACGGTTaagagcatgagctttggagccagacagctGGAGCTTGAGTCCCAGCTCTGAGGctttctggctgtgtgatcttggactaGTTACCTAACTTCTCTAAGCTTCTGTTTCCGGACCTGCAAAAAAGGGGATGACAACAGTACCTCCCTCTGGGTAGGAAGGGTTGCAGGATTGCAGCCTGGCACTGGCACCCACTGAACTTGGGTGACCCTTTTCTCCCTAAGCCTTTCTTTTGGTTCTCTTCTCCTCAGCCTCCCCCAAATTTGCTCTCACAAGGTTGACGAGTTGGCCCATTTTTTGCCCGCTCCTGCCCTTTTGTGTATTGTTCCCTCTTCCAGAAATGTTTTTTTGGCCTTGTCTACCTTTTTCAACCTTATGGTTCTTCTTGCCCTGAAGACGGCTCAGCGACACCACCAGGAAGCCCTCCGTGGTATTCTCTATTACCATCCTCCCCACCAGGCCTGGCTCAGGGCCCCTTCTCGGAGCTTCCCAAGCAGTCTGATGGCATTGGTCCTTGTGATGGTCTCCCCAGCCAGACGgggcctccttcccctctgggTACCCAGCAGCAGGGCGGTCCACTCAGAGCAACCCACACAGAGACCCAAGTCCCTGATTCCTGGAGAAGAGACCAAGGTGATTTGGGGCTGAGCCAGGCTCCCCGGAagccccctccttcctgccccagcttTATTTTGGTTCTAGAATCATTCCAGTCAGCAGACTCGGTCCCCACCGTGCCCGTCCCCGGTACACAGTCCACAGTTCATGCAGttagagggagggaaggagggggaagagaaggggggTGTAAATGGCCTGCCTGCGCTGTTTAGTCACTGGGGCAGGAAGAGTCTGGGTCGCCCCGGCTGCAGAGGCTCACCAGCGGTGTCCCTGGACCCCGTGCAGACCTCCTGGTGCCGGCCCCAGGGCTGGGCCACGGCCGTGTCAGGTGGGGAGGGCCACAGTTCTGCCTCCAGTCCCATGACCCCCCGGGGCTCCCCCAGccgcccggggggggggggggggggcgctggttGGGCCTGGGTCTCCCTAGCTCACCAGTGCCAGAGGCAGCCAGCCCGAGAGCCCTGCCCTGACCTGTGGGTGGCCCCAGGGAGCAGATACCAcgtcccccaccccatccctctgaACTGGCAGGGGCACCCACCCCTCAGCTGCCTGCTTCTCTGGGGCCGCCTCTGGTGGATGGGGGCTGCCTCAGCCAGGGACAGCTGGAAAGTATGCACGCTCTTCctcagctggggggtggggggtggtagcCAAAGCCCTGTGGGGGCTAAAGAGCCCAGCCCCTTTGCTTCTCGGTAGGACCCCTCTGGGGGGCCAGTCACACAACAGAGGTCCTCAGGCCATCAGGCTAGAGCTAGACACTCCGGAAGCCATAACATGCTTAgcttctgcccctgctcatggCTTTCCTCTCTGTCCTCCAGTCTTCTCCAGAGGGAGAaaggctccctgcccccctcccaaccAACCCCTTGCCTGAGAATCTCAGGATCCGCTTCTAGAACTTGACCTAGGACACTGGGATGCCACCTCCTTCCCAGTCTGGCATTCAAacctgctccccccccaccccactgctctcAATCCGGATGCCCCTCGACTTCCCCTCACTGTCCCTGCTCAGGCCGCCCCTTTCCTCCAAGGCCCACAAAGGCCTCTCCCACGGACCCCCTGCAGTCTGTATTCTGCCTGCCCCGCTGCCCATCAGCTACCCACAGGCTGAGGCATCTTTCTTCCCAATAGGGCCTGGCCTGGAGGTATGGAGCCAATGCCTAATTCAGTTGGGACCGAACACAAGGACCTCTGGGCCTTGCAAGGGTTATGGATCAAGGGAGCGGATTTCATAGAGCGTGACTCCAGAGCCAGCGTCCACCTGCAGGCCTCTGCTTGGCCTAGTCTCCTGGTCACTTCTCCTGCCCAGAGGCTGAGGACAGGTTGTGTCGGGGAAGTTCATGTCCACCTTGCTTGGGCTGGCTGCCTGCCTGCGATACTCagttcctctcctgcccctcaggGCACGGCTCCCATCTTGTCCCTGCAGCCCCCAGAGCTCTGCCCCGGCCGCGTCCAGCACTGAGCGGATCCCCAGCGCAGGGGGGTCTCGTCTTCCGGCCATCCTAAGGGCCGTGTCCTCTTCATGTCGTGTCTGCTGGTGTCTAGCACAGCGTCTGGCCCCCGAGACTCACGAGCTTCCCGTACATGACCCAGCTTAGCCCTGGCCtcccagcaggggtggggagtggagagcCCTGAGAGACTAAGCCCCAACACCCCAGGCCGAGGGACAGGCCGGTTGGGGATCTCAAAATGGGAGCATAATGGGCCAGTGCCAGGCTGCCTTTCCTGGGTCGTGGCCCAGTTCCAGCTGGCCCTCCGTGGGAGAAAACCCTGGGTCCCTAGACACCTGGCCAGGCCCACTCTTCCATTGCAGTCTGGACAGAAGGACCAAGATGGCTCATGGGGGCTCCGGTGGGGGACCCCAGCACTCATGGCTCCCACTGGACTAGGGAGGGGCATCGGAGCTGAGCATGGGCCAGGTCCCGGGCAGCTTGGTGCCCACCCCGGCCCGTTTTGCTGACTGCTAGTTTCGCCGAACGGCGTGCCACATGGACACAGGCCTACGCAGCGTGGCCAGCATCTGGTTCCAGTGTGTGGTGCCCATGCCGCTGGCTGACGGCCCGATAATGACATGGCCCACGTTGTCCCCTCGGCCGTCACTGCTGCTCTCAGCCACCGTCACACGGAGAGACAGGTCCTGGGGAGGAAGTGACATGGGTGCTGGGGACCGGGTGCCAGGTCCCAGCGGGGGCCAGGGGTGGCTCCCTGAATCCTTACCCCTGATCTGCTTAGCCCCCCGGCTTCTGCTGCTGCCTCCCTACACAGTGGCAAGGCTGGACTGCCAGCTTCAAATGCTGGCCTCACCACCTGCCTTGCTATGTGACCTGGGGCAGTGACTTGGGCTCTTCCCACCTgagttcctcatctgtgaaatggtaaTAATATTAGTTCCTACCTGTTCTGGGAACAAAATAGGTTAAAATGTGTCAAGTGCTTAGAATAGCCTGCACACGGAGTATTTTAGATGTCTCATTATTCCTAATATAATCCCGTGTTGGACTCATAgctgaggaaggaaaagaatgtgCCTGAAATCAAAGTGGTTGAGCTGGAACTGAAACCCAGCCTGACCTCCctccgtcctcctcctcctcctgcccctcctcccccaccttccccctggTCCCAAGAGGTCTCCTGCTCTCAGAGGCTGTGTAGTAACACTGCGGCcacctgggggaagaaggggacagGTGGACAGTCTGTCCCATGAGGGTGGCAGGACAAGGCAACACCCAGCGCCAACCAGAGATGCTGGGACGTTTGCCTGGATCGGGAACTCTCGGAGGGAGGCAGAGCTCTGGGCTTCCAAATTCAGATGGGGTGTCAGAGCCGGTGGGTTCTGTACAGCCCCGTGATTAAGGGGCAGGATTTGGCTCAAGGCACAAAAGGACGTTCTCACTGTCAGGAGTGCCCAAGGacggaaggaggcagggaggcgaGGTGGTAAGCTCCCCATCCTCTGAGGCATGCCAGCAGGGCCACTGGTGTGGCACAAGCCATATCCTCTGTAACCCCCCAGGCTTGATCTGTGGTATCTACGCcggggaggcggggggtgggggtgggggcccctCCCTGGAGCACGTGACCTTCTGAAAGCCACGGCAGTGTGAGGGGCTCAGCAGGGCCTCTGCAGGGAGCATCTCCAGAGATTTAGGGCCAGAGCTGTGGGCGCTTGGGTTAGCCCTGGCTCATCTCCAGGCCTTTGTAGCTCCTATGGGGAACTGTCTCCCCCCAGATCTCGGCTTAGCTCACCCCTCCTGCCAAAGCCTCCCCTGACCGCCAAAGTCTGGCATGCTCCTAGTGGATTAGGACTGTCTGGGGACTTTCTGACTGTCCCTTGTGAGCACCAAGGAAGCAATGCCTGTGTCCCCAGCCCTCACGATAGGGCTGGTACCTAGTGGGTGCTCCATAAATACGTCTCCACTAGAAAGGTGAGGGCTTGAGGCAAAGCATCGCCACCTGCAGGAGCCCTGAGACGTGAGGGCTGGAGTGGCCCCAGAGCCCCCCACGCCTGAGCCGTGCCCCCCTCACCTGGAGCACGATGGCTGGCACCGAGAAGATCATGGCTTCGTTGAACACTGGGTTGGGGTCGTCCCTCTTCACAGCCGTCTTCTTTTTGCTCATCTTCCGCCCATCCTGAAGCAGGTACACCTTGACGAAGGGGTCTGTGGGCGAGAGGTGGGGGTCAGGACCAGGGCCACGCTCCCTTGGCATAGGCCTGCCCAGCCCTAGTGGCCCGCTGGCTCCACATGCCCCAAACCTTCACTGCTGCCACCATCTCCTGCCGTCCTGCCATTGGGCctctatttctttcctattttacagatgagaaaactgaggctcacgcACAAGTCAGGAGAAGAGCGGGGCTTTGGGCTCAGGCAGCCCGCCTCCTGGCCCCCACACGTGCGCCCCGCCCATGGCGCTCAGCAGAGTCGGCAGACCCACCACTTCTCATTCTATAATGAGCACAGACGTCAGCCCTGAGTCACCCTGCGCCCGCTCAGTGGAGCCTGACTCTGAAATAACAAGTCGCTCTCTACTTGTCACCCTCCGCCCACTGGGTGTCCTTGCTGTACCCGCCTGGACCCTGGATTCCCCCCGGCTCCCGGCAGGTCGGGCTCCCCCCCCAAGCCCTCTGTTTTCAGTTCTGTTCTTGCAGGCTGGGGGCATCAGGTCCTGCCCGGTACCCACACCATCCTGGGGGCCCTGGGATCTGGGATGCAGTCCAACCCCTGGGAATGGAGCCTCCACCGTGAATTCTAGTTCTGGGGAGCAGGTGTCCACCTTGGTTTCTTCCTAGTGCCCCAGCCTCCTGCTCTCAGACTCCAGTCTGTCCCTCCCAGGCGTTCCCTGCCACCCTCGGCTGCTCTCAACTTTCCCCAGCTAGACTGATTTCCCCACTGTGCACGGCTCCTGAGCTCAGCCAAGACCGGGGGTGGAGGGGCCTGGCACCGTGCCCCACACCTGCTGATGCTCCCCGGTGTCCCCGGCTTATCAGCTGGGCCACCGCTCCTGGCAGCCCACATGAAAGAGCCGGGGAGCCAGCAGGGCCTTACCTGCTGTGGTCTTGTCGTTGGTCCAGATGAGATTCTTGGctttcaccaccaccaccgtgAGGCGCTCAGCCGTCGGGAGGTAGCTGAGGGACAGCAAGATCTCGCCCACAGCGTCCGCAGCCTGGAGGACACGTGAGTGACTTAAGGGCTTGAGGGAAAGGCAGAAGCTTCCTTCTCCACTGAGAAGTTGTTGCTCTTGCCTTTCTACCAGGCACCGGACTGGTGGGATTGAGAAAGGGACCCCAATCCCCCATTCCATGAGGGGTGCGTCATCTCTCCCTCCTACCGGGTGTGGGTCCTGCCTTGGAAGGAGGGCCAGAGGTCACCTGTCAAATGTGGCCACCAAACGCAGTTAGGGTCCCTCTTTCCAGGCCAGGGAAAACATTCTGTGTAGTAGCACATAGAGGTCCCAGGGGACTGGGACTGGGAGATCATTTGCTTAAATAACAGTGATGCTCCCCAAGCACGCCCACACTTATAGAGGTAAACTTCAGCTCGGCCTCTGTCTGGAATAACTCCCTTTAGTGCCAGAGCAGAAACCCTCTAGGAGTAGAGCTTCTGAAGGTTTGGTGGTTGGAGCAGAAGAGCAGTAAACAGTGGTTAGAGCATCTTCGTTTCATGCGGTAAACGGAGTTTCCTTGAACGCGGCTCAGGcctctttctctcatttcctaAAGATGCCGGGGTTTGGGCTGTTGTGGACAGTGGGGTCCTCCCTCTGCGAGAGGTGTGCGTGACCCTCTCTTCACGGGCGGACTGACCTTGTTCTGGTCCTGTAAGTAGAGCCAGCCACTGAAGGGCTGCAGTGGGAGGTCGAGCACAGAGAGCTTTAGCTCGACCACCCCCGTGCTGACATTCCGCTCATCCTCATCGATGCCAAACACAGAAAACCGCAGGCTCTTCTCCTCCAGGGCGGCAGGGTCCAGGGGGATGGAGAACTTCTCATCGAAGAAGATGGAATAGGCATTCCTCTGGATCTGTAGAGAGAAAGGGACATGGAGGGAGCTCCAACTCTGGGAAGGTGGTGGCAGCCAGGGGCCTATGGTGGGGAGAGAGCACTGGGCAGAGAGTCCAGAGGCCTGGGCtagagtcctggctctgctgcccCACAACCTCAATGCCAATTCTTCCTTTGGTGGCTCAGCCCTGagaacttctttaaaattatttatttatttattttaagtaggctctatgcccaccgtggggcttgaactcacaaccctgagattaagagtcatgtgctctactgactgagctagtcAGGCACCCCAGCCCTGGGGATTTAAAAGCCCCCGTCTTCCTCTCCGTGGTGGCCAATCTGGTAGTGTGGCATTTGAAGCTTCCATAATCTGACACCAACTAATTCCCAGCCTCAGTGCCCATGGCTCCACAGAACCCTTGTGATGTCCTGGTTGGACCGGTTTCCTCTTTCTTGCACGAGTTCAGGTCCAGCTGTGGGCCAGGCGTGCAGTAAGTACAGATAATCGTGGAGTTGGGAGCTGCTGATGTCCCAGCCCCCGCAGAGCCTGGCCCAGGATGGTCTGAATGTGTGGGAAGGATGGACGGATGGAGTGACGAGGCGAGGCTGGGCAGACTCCACT encodes the following:
- the SYT12 gene encoding synaptotagmin-12, producing the protein MAMDVAEYHLSVIKSPPGWEVGVYTAGALALLGIAAVSLWKLWTSGSFPSPSPFPNYDYRYLQQKYGEIYAEAKQKRVPAWNAQRASTRGPPSRKGSLSIEDTFESISELGPLELMGRELDLAPYGTLRKSQSADSLNSISSVSNTFGQDFTLGQVEVSMDYDGASHTLHVAVLQGKDLLEREEAGFESCFMRVSLLPDEQIVGISRIQRNAYSIFFDEKFSIPLDPAALEEKSLRFSVFGIDEDERNVSTGVVELKLSVLDLPLQPFSGWLYLQDQNKAADAVGEILLSLSYLPTAERLTVVVVKAKNLIWTNDKTTADPFVKVYLLQDGRKMSKKKTAVKRDDPNPVFNEAMIFSVPAIVLQDLSLRVTVAESSSDGRGDNVGHVIIGPSASGMGTTHWNQMLATLRRPVSMWHAVRRN